The DNA sequence TGCGCTTCGACGTGGTGGAATCGCCCCGAGCGGATGGCGCGCAGGTGATGCACGCGGATGACGCCGTGGCCGAGGTAGCCCTGGAGGGCGTTGAGCACGCGGCTCAACAACACGGGGTCCTCCTCGTCGAGGAGCCCGCCCGCGGCGTGACGAACGAGCCTGAAGCCCGTCCACATGAGCGACAGCGCGACCAGCAGGGCGACGATCGGGTCGAGCCACGCGCGGCCCGTCAAGTGCACCAGCAGCAACCCGACGACGACACCCGAGCTGGTCCAGAAGTCCGCGATCACGTGCTGGCCGTCGGCCACGAGGGTCAGCGACTGGTAGCGGCGACCGGTGCGCACGAGGTACCAGCCGAGGACCAGGTTCACGAGCCCGGTCCCGAAGACGATCAGGATTCCCGTGCTGATCTGCCTGACCTCGGCCCCGGCGAGCAGGACCCGCGCCACCTCGTAGACGATCACGACCGAGGCGAAGGCGATGAGACCGCCCTCGAAGGCCGCGGAGAAGAACTCGATCTTGCCGTGGCCGTAAGGGTGGTTGCGGTCGGCGGGGCGCCCGGCGAACAGCAGGCCGCCCAGCGCAAAGACGGCGGCGACCACGTTGACGATGGACTCGAGGGCGTCGGAGAGCACCGCCGTGGAGCGGGTCATTCGGTAGGCCTGGTACTTGGCCGCCAGCATGAGGACGGCGACCACCAGGGAGAGCAGGCCGGCACGGAGCCGGATGCGCGCGTCGTCAGCAACGGACGTTTCTGGGGCAACCGAGGTCTCGGGATTCACGACCCGATTCTACCTTGCCTGCCCGCCCGGGTCAGGCGGGAGATTCCCTCCCGCGGTCGAGCACCGGCGCCAGTAGCGGCGCCAACGTCATGGTGCCGGCCGTGCCCAGGATGACGAGCCAGGACCAGGCGAGCGCGATCACGCCCGTCTCCGAGAGCACCAGCAGCACGAGATTGACCAGGCCCATGATGACCATGGCGGCGACGTTGGCCCGGTTGGCGCGCAGGCGGGTCAGAAGGCCGAGCAGGAAGACGCCGAGGAGGGAGCCGAAGGTGACGCCGGCGATCTTGAAGGCGAGCCAGAGAATCTTGTCGAAGAAGGAGAAGCCCCAGGCAAGCACCGCCAGCATCAACCCGAAGGCGACGACTGCGAGGCGCGAGACCCAGAGATAGTGGCGGTCGGACTGCCCAGGCGCCAGCAGCGGCCGGTAGATGTCTGTGACGAAGGAGGCCGAGAGCGACCCGAGCGGCGAGTCGATCGAGGCCAGCACGATGGCCGTGAGCATGACGCCGCGCAGGAGCTCGGGCATCGCCGTGCGGATGAAGAACGGGAAGATCTCGTCCGGCCGCGGCAAGTCAACCCCCGGATGCTGAGCGTAGTACGTGAAGAGGCCCGCGCCGATGGCCAGGTAGAGCAGCAGCGTCACGAGCGTGCCGATCGGCGTGAGCGCCAACGTCCGCTGGCTCTCGCCCCGCGTCTCGACGGTCAATAGGCGCTGCATGAGGTCGTGGTCCGTGCCGAAGGCGGCCATGGACCCGATGAAGCCGTTGAGGATCGCCAGCCAGAAGATGTTTGGGTCCGTCAGCACTCGACGCCAGAAATCGGGGGCGCCCGGCGCGGGGCCCCAGTTGATCACGCTCAACCGTCCCGCCTCCGCCGCCGTCCCGAGCATGGCGCCCAGCCCGCCGTCGATACGCGAGGCGAGGAAGACCACGGTCAAGGCGCCGCCCACGAGGAAGGTGCAGGCCTGGAAAACATTGGTCCAGACCACGGCCTTCACGCCGCCCAGCGCGATGTAGGTGATGGACACCACCGTGAAGAGCGCGATCGTCGCCCAAAGCGGCCAGCCCACGAGCACCGCGACGGCCAGGGCGGCGGCCATGAGCCGCACCCCCGACCCCAGGAGACGCGTGATGAAGAAGAAGACCGAGCCCGTCACCTGGCTGGCCTGGCCGAAGCGGTAGAGCAGGAACTCGTAGATGGTCGTGCAGTCGTAGCGGTAGAAGGCCGGGATGAAGAGGTAGGCGACGGCGAGCTTGGCCAGGCTCGAGCCCACGAAGAATTGCCCGTACTCCCAGTTTTCGCTGTAGGCGGTGGCCGGCACCGCGATGATGGTGACGGCGCTGATCTCGGTGGCGAGGAAGGAGAGGCACGCGGCCCACCAGGGGATGCGGCGGCGCGCGAGGAAGAAGTCCGCTGTCCCCCGCTGCTCGCGGCTGAAGGCCCCGCCGATGGCGACGAGGAAGGCCAGCGCCGCCGCCAGGATGGCGAAGTCGGGCCAGGTGAGCGCGGATCCCGCGGGCGCGGCCATGGGCTCGCGCCATTATGACTCAAGCCCGCGGGATCCCCGCGGGATCGTGGAAGACTAGGAGCCGACCTTCTGGCGGAGCTGCTTGAGCAGCTCGGCGAAGGAGCCGCGCTGGATGATGCGGTTGAACTGGGCCTTGTAGCTGCTCACGAGGCTGATGCCTTCGACGTAGATGTCGTA is a window from the Candidatus Methylomirabilota bacterium genome containing:
- a CDS encoding sodium/solute symporter (Members of the Solute:Sodium Symporter (SSS), TC 2.A.21 as described in tcdb.org, catalyze solute:Na+ symport. Known solutes for members of the family include sugars, amino acids, nucleosides, inositols, vitamins, urea or anions, depending on the system.); the encoded protein is MAAPAGSALTWPDFAILAAALAFLVAIGGAFSREQRGTADFFLARRRIPWWAACLSFLATEISAVTIIAVPATAYSENWEYGQFFVGSSLAKLAVAYLFIPAFYRYDCTTIYEFLLYRFGQASQVTGSVFFFITRLLGSGVRLMAAALAVAVLVGWPLWATIALFTVVSITYIALGGVKAVVWTNVFQACTFLVGGALTVVFLASRIDGGLGAMLGTAAEAGRLSVINWGPAPGAPDFWRRVLTDPNIFWLAILNGFIGSMAAFGTDHDLMQRLLTVETRGESQRTLALTPIGTLVTLLLYLAIGAGLFTYYAQHPGVDLPRPDEIFPFFIRTAMPELLRGVMLTAIVLASIDSPLGSLSASFVTDIYRPLLAPGQSDRHYLWVSRLAVVAFGLMLAVLAWGFSFFDKILWLAFKIAGVTFGSLLGVFLLGLLTRLRANRANVAAMVIMGLVNLVLLVLSETGVIALAWSWLVILGTAGTMTLAPLLAPVLDRGRESPA
- a CDS encoding cation diffusion facilitator family transporter → MNPETSVAPETSVADDARIRLRAGLLSLVVAVLMLAAKYQAYRMTRSTAVLSDALESIVNVVAAVFALGGLLFAGRPADRNHPYGHGKIEFFSAAFEGGLIAFASVVIVYEVARVLLAGAEVRQISTGILIVFGTGLVNLVLGWYLVRTGRRYQSLTLVADGQHVIADFWTSSGVVVGLLLVHLTGRAWLDPIVALLVALSLMWTGFRLVRHAAGGLLDEEDPVLLSRVLNALQGYLGHGVIRVHHLRAIRSGRFHHVEAHLVVPEFWSVERAHEVSEDVAARVIRDLGVEGEMVFHTDPCHRTYCAVCDLEDCAIRREPFLKVTPLTLEEAVQPDMPHPAP